Proteins encoded in a region of the Triticum dicoccoides isolate Atlit2015 ecotype Zavitan chromosome 3A, WEW_v2.0, whole genome shotgun sequence genome:
- the LOC119270569 gene encoding serine/arginine-rich splicing factor SR45-like isoform X1, with protein MAKPRRGRSGSRSSSGSSSRSASSGSSRSRSRSRSLSSSSSSPARSRGRSPPAAKRSSPGAKKGRSPSPALKKGSPSRKGRSSSPPPKKASPPRKASPPPQSVVLHVDHLSRNVNEAHLKEIFGNFGEVVNVELSMDKFVNLPRGYGYIEFKKRTDAEKALLYMDGGQIDGNVVKLKFTLPPRQRASSPLKPPPPPPKRDAPPNDKVAIGAEKDAQQRPGGSASPRKKPASPPRKRSPPNRRAESPRRPPNPSPRRRADSPIRRRPDLSPVRRGDRRPGSPIRRRSPSPRRHRSPMRRGRGSLSPRRRSPGPPRRSPGPPRRRSPPPRRLRSPPRRPPPPPPRRHSRSPPPRRPLHSRSRSISPRRGRGPPLRRGRSDSSYSASPSPPRKGPRRVSRSRSPRRPPRGRSGSSDSGSSSSSPTPRRR; from the exons atggcgAAGCCCCGCCGCGGCCGCTCCGGCTCGCGGTCCTCGTcgggctcctcctcccgctccgcgTCCTCGGGCTCCTCCCGCTCGCGCTCGCGCTCCCGCTCCCTctcgtcgtcctcctcatcgcccGCTCGCTCCCGGGGCCGCTCCCCTCCCGCCGCCAAGCGCAG TTCACCTGGAGCAAAGAAAGGTCGATCACCTTCACCCGCCCTCAAAAAAGGGTCACCATCAAGGAAAGGCCGCTCATCATCTCCCCCACCGAAGAAAGCTTCACCTCCTAG GAAAGcatctcctcctcctcagtcggttgTACTACATGTTGATCATCTATCCCGAAATGTGAATGAGGCTCATTTGAAGGAGATATTTG GAAATTTTGGTGAAGTGGTGAATGTGGAGCTATCAATGGACAAATTT GTTAATCTCCCTCGTGGGTATGGATACATCGAGTTCAAGAAGAGGACTGATGCTGAGAAGGCTCTTCTTTACATGGATGGT GGGCAAATTGATGGAAATGTTGTCAAGTTGAAGTTCACACTGCCACCACGCCAAAGGGCTTCTTCACCTTTaaagccacctcctcctccccccaaaAGAGATGCTCCTCCGAATGATAAAGTTGCTATTGGTGCTGAAAAGGATGCTCAGCAGCGGCCTGGGGGAT CAGCATCTCCACGAAAGAAGCCAGCTTCTCCGCCGCGAAAGAGGTCTCCTCCAAATAGAAGGGCTGAGTCACCCCGGCGTCCACCCAATCCATCTCCAAGGCGTCGTGCTGATTCTCCTATTCGTCGTCGACCAGATCTTTCCCCTGTTAGGCGTGGTGATAGAAGACCAGGATCTCCAATTAGAAGACGTTCTCCTTCACCTAGAAGGCATAGGTCACCAATGCG GAGGGGTCGTGGCAGCTTATCACCGCGCAGACGCTCCCCGGGGCCTCCTAGGCGCTCACCTGGGCCTCCCAGACGGCG ATCACCACCACCAAGGAGGTTGAGGAGTCCTCCAAgaaggccaccaccaccacctccgcgtcGTCACAGCCGctcccctcctcctcgccgccctctTCACTCCCGCTCCAGATCAATTTCTCCACGCAG GGGCCGGGGACCACCATTGAGGCGTGGAAGGTCAGATTCATCCTATTCTGCATCACCCAGTCCTCCAAGAAAG GGACCGAGAAGGGTGTCAAGGAGCCGCAGCCCTAGAAG GCCTCCCAGAGGAAGGAGTGGCTCTAGCGACAGCGGGAGCAGCAGCTCTTCCCCAACCCCAAGGCGCAGGTAG
- the LOC119270569 gene encoding serine/arginine-rich splicing factor SR45-like isoform X2 has protein sequence MAKPRRGRSGSRSSSGSSSRSASSGSSRSRSRSRSLSSSSSSPARSRGRSPPAAKRSSPGAKKGRSPSPALKKGSPSRKGRSSSPPPKKASPPRKASPPPQSVVLHVDHLSRNVNEAHLKEIFGNFGEVVNVELSMDKFVNLPRGYGYIEFKKRTDAEKALLYMDGGQIDGNVVKLKFTLPPRQRASSPLKPPPPPPKRDAPPNDKVAIGAEKDAQQRPGGSSPRKKPASPPRKRSPPNRRAESPRRPPNPSPRRRADSPIRRRPDLSPVRRGDRRPGSPIRRRSPSPRRHRSPMRRGRGSLSPRRRSPGPPRRSPGPPRRRSPPPRRLRSPPRRPPPPPPRRHSRSPPPRRPLHSRSRSISPRRGRGPPLRRGRSDSSYSASPSPPRKGPRRVSRSRSPRRPPRGRSGSSDSGSSSSSPTPRRR, from the exons atggcgAAGCCCCGCCGCGGCCGCTCCGGCTCGCGGTCCTCGTcgggctcctcctcccgctccgcgTCCTCGGGCTCCTCCCGCTCGCGCTCGCGCTCCCGCTCCCTctcgtcgtcctcctcatcgcccGCTCGCTCCCGGGGCCGCTCCCCTCCCGCCGCCAAGCGCAG TTCACCTGGAGCAAAGAAAGGTCGATCACCTTCACCCGCCCTCAAAAAAGGGTCACCATCAAGGAAAGGCCGCTCATCATCTCCCCCACCGAAGAAAGCTTCACCTCCTAG GAAAGcatctcctcctcctcagtcggttgTACTACATGTTGATCATCTATCCCGAAATGTGAATGAGGCTCATTTGAAGGAGATATTTG GAAATTTTGGTGAAGTGGTGAATGTGGAGCTATCAATGGACAAATTT GTTAATCTCCCTCGTGGGTATGGATACATCGAGTTCAAGAAGAGGACTGATGCTGAGAAGGCTCTTCTTTACATGGATGGT GGGCAAATTGATGGAAATGTTGTCAAGTTGAAGTTCACACTGCCACCACGCCAAAGGGCTTCTTCACCTTTaaagccacctcctcctccccccaaaAGAGATGCTCCTCCGAATGATAAAGTTGCTATTGGTGCTGAAAAGGATGCTCAGCAGCGGCCTGGGGGAT CATCTCCACGAAAGAAGCCAGCTTCTCCGCCGCGAAAGAGGTCTCCTCCAAATAGAAGGGCTGAGTCACCCCGGCGTCCACCCAATCCATCTCCAAGGCGTCGTGCTGATTCTCCTATTCGTCGTCGACCAGATCTTTCCCCTGTTAGGCGTGGTGATAGAAGACCAGGATCTCCAATTAGAAGACGTTCTCCTTCACCTAGAAGGCATAGGTCACCAATGCG GAGGGGTCGTGGCAGCTTATCACCGCGCAGACGCTCCCCGGGGCCTCCTAGGCGCTCACCTGGGCCTCCCAGACGGCG ATCACCACCACCAAGGAGGTTGAGGAGTCCTCCAAgaaggccaccaccaccacctccgcgtcGTCACAGCCGctcccctcctcctcgccgccctctTCACTCCCGCTCCAGATCAATTTCTCCACGCAG GGGCCGGGGACCACCATTGAGGCGTGGAAGGTCAGATTCATCCTATTCTGCATCACCCAGTCCTCCAAGAAAG GGACCGAGAAGGGTGTCAAGGAGCCGCAGCCCTAGAAG GCCTCCCAGAGGAAGGAGTGGCTCTAGCGACAGCGGGAGCAGCAGCTCTTCCCCAACCCCAAGGCGCAGGTAG
- the LOC119270571 gene encoding DNA mismatch repair protein MLH1-like — MEADDPAPRGGAPPRIRRLEESVVNRIAAGEVIQRPSSAVKELVENSIDAGASTVSVTVKDGGLKLIQVSDDGHGIRCEDLPILCERHTTSKLSAYEDLQTIKSMGFRGEALASMTYVGHVTVTTITEGQLHGYRVSYRDGVMENDPKPCAAVKGTQVMVENLFYNMVARRKTLQNSNDDYPKIVDFISRFAVHHINVNFSCRKHGANRADVHSGTTSSRLDAIRNVYGASVVRDLMEIQVSDENAVDEIFKMDGFISNANYVAKKTTMILFINDRLVDCTSLKRATEFVYSAILPQASKPFIYMSINLPPEHVDVNIHPTKKEVSLLNQERIIEKIKDAIEEKLMNCNNTRIFQTQALNSSALTQANTRKDKGTEVSTPTGEKSQKIPVSQMVRTDPRDPSGRLHTYWQGQTSNLEKKSDLVAVRNIVRSRRNPKDAGDLSSRHELVTEIDSNLHPGLFDIVKNCTYVGVADEVFALIQHNTLLYLVNVVNVSKELMYQQALCRFGNFNAIQLSEPAPLLELLTMALKDDESMSDVNEKEKLEIAEVNTEILKENAEMINEYFSIHIDQGGNLTRLPVVLDQYTPDMDRLPEFMLTLGNDIAWDVEKECFRTAAAAIGNFYALHPPILPNPSGKGIRLYKKNKDFMESAGQADNDLTSTDEDDIDQELLAEAEAAWAQREWTIQHVLFPSMRLFLKPPKSMATDGTFVQIASLDKLYKIFERC; from the exons aTGGAGGCCGACGACCCGGCGCCGCGCGGCGGGGCCCCGCCCCGCATCCGGCGGCTGGAGGAGTCGGTGGTGAACCGCATCGCCGCGGGGGAGGTGATCCAGCGGCCGTCGTCGGCGGTGAAGGAGCTCGTCGAGAACAGCATCGACGCCGGCGCCTCCACCGTCTCCGTCACCGTCAAGGACGGCGGCCTCAAGCTCATCCAGGTCTCCGACGACGGCCACGGCATCCGG TGTGAGGACTTGCCAATATTGTGTGAGAGACATACTACCTCAAAGTTGTCTGCATATGAGGACCTACAAACAATAAAGTCCATGGGGTTCAGAGGGGAGGCTTTGGCCAGTATGACTTATGTTGGCCATGTTACGGTGACAACAATAACAGAAGGCCAACTGCATGGCTACAG AGTTTCTTATAGGGATGGAGTAATGGAGAATGACCCGAAGCCCTGCGCTGCGGTTAAAGGAACTCAAGTCATG GTTGAAAATTTATTCTACAATATGGTAGCTCGTAGGAAAACACTGCAGAACTCCAATGACGACTATCCAAAGATAGTGGACTTCATCAGTCGATTTGCAGTCCATCACATCAATGTGAACTTCTCTTGTAGAAAG CATGGAGCCAATAGAGCAGATGTTCACAGTGGGACCACGTCTTCAAGGCTAGATGCTATTAGGAATGTCTATGGGGCTTCGGTTGTTCGTGATCTGATGGAAATACAGGTTTCAGATGAGAATGCTGTAGATGAAATATTCAAGATGGATGGTTTCATCTCAAATGCAAATTATGTGGCAAAAAAGACTACTATGATTCTTTTCATAAATG ATAGACTTGTAGACTGCACTTCTTTGAAAAGAGCTACTGAATTCGTGTACTCTGCAATACTGCCTCAAGCATCCAAACCCTTCATATACATGTCCATCAATCTTCCACCAGAACACGTGGATGTCAATATACATCCAACCAAAAAGGAG GTTAGCCTCTTAAATCAAGAGCGCATTATTGAAAAAATTAAAGATGCCATCGAGGAAAAACTGATGAACTGTAATAACACAAGGATATTCCAAACTCAG GCACTAAACTCTTCAGCACTTACTCAAGCTAACACACGAAAGGACAAGGGTACCGAAGTCAGCACGCCTACTG GAGAAAAATCTCAAAAGATTCCTGTGAGCCAAATGGTCAGAACAGATCCACGCGATCCATCTGGCAGGTTGCACACCTATTGGCAAGGTCAAACTTCAAATCTTGAAAAGAAATCTGACCTTGTTGCCGTAAG AAATATTGTAAGATCAAGAAGAAATCCAAAAGATGCTGGTGATTTGTCCAGTCGCCATGAGCTTGTTACAGAAATAGATTCTAACTTACATCCTG GCCTTTTCGATATTGTTAAGAATTGCACATATGTTGGAGTTGCCGATGAAGTTTTCGCTTTGATACAACACAATACCCTCTTATACCTTGTCAATGTGGTAAATGTTAG CAAAGAACTCATGTACCAACAAGCCTTGTGCCGTTTTGGGAACTTCAATGCTATACAGCTCAGTGAACCTGCTCCGCTTCTGGAGTTGCTGACAATGGCACTGAAAGATGACGAGTCAATGAGTGATGTAAATGAGAAGGAGAAACTAGAAATTGCAGAA GTGAACACTGAGATACTAAAAGAAAATGCTGAGATGATTAATGAGTACTTCTCTATTCACATTGATCAAGGTGGCAACCTGACCAGACTTCCTGTTGTACTTGATCAGTACACCCCTGATATGGATCGCCTTCCAGAGTTCATGTTGACTCTAGGAAATGAT ATTGCCTGGGACGTTGAGAAAGAGTGCTTCAGAACGGCAGCAGCTGCTATTGGAAACTTCTATGCGCTTCATCCTCCCATCCTTCCAAATCCATCTGGCAAAGGCATTCGATTATACAAGAAAAATAAAGATTTCATGGAAAGTGCTGGGCAGGCTGATAACGATTTAACAAGTACAG ATGAAGATGACATTGACCAAGAGCTGCTTGCGGAAGCAGAGGCGGCATGGGCTCAACGCGAGTGGACCATCCAGCACGTCTTGTTCCCGTCCATGCGACTTTTCCTCAAGCCCCCTAAGTCGATGGCAACAGACGGAACATTCGTCCAG ATTGCTTCTCTAGACAAGCTTTACAAGATCTTCGAGAGATGCTAG